The following proteins come from a genomic window of Coffea arabica cultivar ET-39 chromosome 11c, Coffea Arabica ET-39 HiFi, whole genome shotgun sequence:
- the LOC113719237 gene encoding receptor protein kinase TMK1-like, translated as MGEAHLGFPFMLSFVIIFLGFSPSIHSQSSDASVMQDLKKALNPPSSLGWDDPDPCQWKNVDCSKNDNRVNRILIGNQGLTGSLPDSLSKLNALQFLELQNNHLTGPLPSLNGFGSLQRALLGYNNFSYIPPDFFAGMNSLQVVSLDYNQFSSWVIPDSIKSAASLSSFSATSTNISGSIPDFFGPDTLPSLTSLHLSFNNLVGGLPASFSGSLIQSLWLNGNKLNGSIDVIGSMTELTELWLHGNAITGPLPDFSRLKQLQNVSFRDNSLTGPVPESLVALPSLYIVNLTNNKLQGPTPKFAAKSVQLDMNPGSNSFCSDAPGEPCDPRVNSLLAVAKDMGYPILFASDWRGNDPCTPLWSGISCINGNITVVNYPGMKLNGTISPNFSSITSLQKLILSNNNLTGSVPVELTSLPNLQLLDLSNNSLSGFVPSFKNNVVVRVAGNPNIGKPSPPPNAPGTPPGSPPGSSGGGGGSRGGNTGGGKKSSSTGVIVGLVVGIAAAVVCIAFLVFCVRKNKRKVSGRAQGPSTVVIHPRHSGSDQDTVKITVAGSSANGGTSETFSIGSNGHHNIHIVERDGHTIRIEVLRNVTGNFSEENILGRGGFGTVYKGELDDGTKIAAKRMETGVMSDKGLDEFKAEIAVVTKVRHRHLVALHGYCLEDNERILVYEYMPQGPLSKHLFSWKDEQLKPLEWKQRLTVALDVARGVEYLHGLAQQSFIHRDLKPSNILLGDDMRAKVADFGLVRLVPEGKATVVTRLAGTFGYLAPEYAVMGRVTTKIDVFAFGVILMELITGRKALDESQPEESAHLVPWFRRMQISKDFQKAIDPMIDLNEETLSSVNTVAELAGHCCAREPHQRPDMGHAVNVLSSLAELWKPSEPDPDDIYGIDYEMTLPQAVKKWQALEGMSSMDNTSFIGSSENTQTSIPTRPSGFADSFTSSDGR; from the exons ATGGGAGAAGCCCACCTGGGATTTCCCTTTATGCTTTCTTTTGTGAtaatttttctgggtttttccCCTTCTATCCACTCCCAGTCCAGTGATGCTTCAGTAATGCAAGACTTGAAGAAGGCTCTCAACCCACCGAGTTCACTTGGCTGGGATGACCCAGACCCCTGTCAATGGAAGAACGTTGATTGCTCCAAGAATGACAACCGGGTCAACCGGATCCTGATTGGGAACCAGGGCCTGACTGGGTCTCTTCCAGATAGCCTCAGCAAGCTCAATGCTCTGCAATTTCTGGAGCTCCAGAACAACCATCTTACAGGGCCGTTGCCGAGTCTTAACGGGTTCGGTTCACTCCAGCGTGCTCTACTCGGCTACAACAATTTTTCATACATACCGCCGGATTTCTTCGCTGGTATGAACTCATTGCAAGTAGTTAGTCTGGATTATAATCAGTTTTCTTCATGGGTTATTCCTGATAGTATCAAAAGTGCTGCTTCCTTGAGTAGTTTCTCTGCAACATCAACTAATATTTCCGGGTCAATCCCGGACTTTTTTGGCCCGGATACATTGCCGAGTCTGACATCGCTTCATTTGTCTTTCAACAATCTCGTGGGCGGCCTGCCCGCGAGCTTTTCGGGTTCTTTGATACAGTCTTTATGGTTAAATGGTAACAAATTGAATGGTAGTATTGATGTTATAGGGAGTATGACTGAGTTAACTGAACTTTGGTTACATGGAAATGCGATTACTGGGCCGTTGCCCGATTTTTCGCGCTTGAAACAGTTGCAGAATGTTAGTTTTAGGGACAATAGTTTGACCGGACCAGTGCCGGAGTCGTTGGTAGCGTTGCCTTCGTTGTATATCGTGAATTTGACTAACAATAAGTTACAGGGGCCGACTCCGAAGTTTGCTGCAAAGTCTGTTCAATTGGATATGAATCCAGGGTCGAATAGTTTTTGTTCAGATGCGCCTGGGGAGCCGTGTGATCCGAGGGTTAATAGTTTGCTTGCTGTGGCAAAGGATATGGGGTATCCGATTCTGTTTGCGTCGGACTGGAGAGGGAATGATCCGTGTACGCCGTTGTGGTCGGGTATTAGCTGTATTAATGGGAACATAACCGTGGTGAATTATCCTGGTATGAAGTTGAATGGAACGATTTCTCCAAATTTTTCGTCAATTACAAGCTTACAGAAGTTgattttgtcaaataataatCTGACCGGAAGTGTTCCAGTGGAGTTGACTAGTTTGCCTAACCTTCAGCTTTTGGATCTGTCAAACAATTCGCTTTCTGGTTTTGTTCCGTCGTTTAAGAATAATGTGGTAGTGAGAGTTGCTGGAAATCCAAATATTGGGAAGCCTAGTCCTCCACCAAATGCACCTGGAACACCTCCTGGGAGTCCGCCTGGTTCCTCAGGTGGTGGTGGCGGCAGCCGTGGCGGTAATACAGGTGGTGGCAAAAAGTCATCTTCTACTGGTGTGATTGTGGGTTTGGTGGTTGGCATTGCTGCTGCCGTTGTGTGCATTGCATTCTTAGTTTTCTGTGTTCGTAAAAATAAACGTAAAGTTTCTGGAAGAGCTCAGGGTCCTAGCACTGTGGTTATTCATCCTCGCCATTCAGGGTCGGACCAAGATACTGTTAAGATCACGGTCGCAGGTTCTAGCGCTAATGGTGGAACAAGTGAAACATTCAGTATTGGAAGCAATGGACATCATAATATCCACATTGTTGAGCGAGACGGCCATACAATTAGAATTGAGGTCTTAAGGAATGTGACTGGGAATTTCAGTGAGGAGAATATATTGGGAAGAGGTGGATTTGGAACTGTTTACAAAGGGGAGTTGGATGATGGGACAAAGATTGCTGCCAAGAGAATGGAAACTGGAGTTATGAGCGACAAAGGTTTAGATGAGTTCAAGGCAGAGATTGCAGTTGTCACAAAAGTCCGACATAGGCATTTGGTCGCACTTCATGGTTATTGTTTGGAAGACAATGAGAGGATACTTGTTTATGAATATATGCCTCAGGGGCCACTCAGCAAGCATTTGTTCAGCTGGAAGGATGAACAGTTGAAACCCCTTGAGTGGAAGCAAAGGCTGACCGTTGCCCTTGATGTGGCTAGGGGTGTTGAATATTTACATGGTTTAGCTCAACAAAGTTTTATCCATAGAGATCTTAAACCATCCAACATCCTTCTGGGAGATGATATGAGAGCTAAAGTTGCAGATTTTGGACTTGTTCGCCTTGTGCCTGAAGGAAAAGCTACTGTGGTGACAAGATTAGCCGGAACTTTTGGCTACCTTGCACCAGAATATGCAG TCATGGGCCGTGTGACTACAAAAATTGACGTTTTTGCCTTTGGGGTGATATTGATGGAGCTAATTACTGGAAGAAAAGCTTTAGATGAAAGCCAGCCAGAGGAAAGCGCTCATCTTGTCCCATGGTTTCGTAGAATGCAGATCAGTAAGGATTTTCAGAAGGCCATTGACCCCATGATTGATCTTAATGAAGAAACTCTTTCTAGCGTGAACACTGTTGCTGAGCTGGCTGGCCACTGTTGCGCAAGGGAACCACATCAAAGACCTGACATGGGCCATGCAGTGAATGTGCTTTCATCCCTTGCCGAGCTTTGGAAACCAAGTGAACCTGATCCTGATGACATATATGGAATTGATTATGAGATGACATTACCGCAGGCCGTTAAGAAGTGGCAAGCTCTTGAAGGAATGAGCAGTATGGATAATACTTCTTTCATTGGCAGTAGTGAAAATACCCAAACCAGCATACCTACTCGGCCTTCTG